The following coding sequences are from one Shewanella eurypsychrophilus window:
- a CDS encoding vWA domain-containing protein: protein MGQLNNHSIERIHSTARVNKGYQLSLISMSLFMALSACSGEQAEEKPANSEQNLHSNPSQNQQIEQVKNPVQDHQVSAANKVQAQNDRLDHPLVSQTELSEEKSADVYVAGKQASERMIKMKSLSRTHIMGQMSAPGVPAFREATNRDNFERQTANGIMVAGEIPVSTFSIDTDTGSYSTLRRWINQGRLPDKGTVRVEEMINYFNYQYATPAAVEQPFSVNTELAPSPYNEHKMLLRIGLKGYEVDKSQLGASNLVFLLDVSGSMNSQDKLPLLKTSLKMLSQQLSEQDNVSIVVYAGASGVVLDGVKGNDTQAINQALNSLKAGGSTNGGAGIQQAYRLAQKHFIQGGVNRVILATDGDFNVGTTDHQALMDLIAAKRDKGIALTTLGFGQGNYNDHLMEQLADKGNGHYAYIDTLNEARKVLVDELSSTLLTIAKDVKIQVEFNPAIVSEYRLIGYENRALNREDFNNDKVDAGEIGAGHRVTALYEISYVDSPNQANDKLRYGYDDATGVEKYSRDEIAFLKLRYKPIGKDTSRLISYAIRRDSGVKTLALASDDYRFSAAVAGLGQLINQSLYTHDLSYAKVIDLAQSSMGQDAFGYRHEFVQLAKTASLLADQEAVVEGENMSSVIHPIKPMPKPIVEAQPKYIAPHIKSAQYQLEIDKGVQGVQTFHR from the coding sequence ATGGGTCAGTTAAATAACCATTCTATCGAAAGGATTCATTCTACGGCTAGAGTGAATAAAGGCTATCAATTATCACTTATCTCAATGTCATTATTTATGGCATTGTCGGCATGTAGTGGTGAGCAAGCAGAAGAAAAACCAGCAAATTCTGAGCAAAATCTACATTCAAATCCAAGTCAAAATCAGCAAATTGAGCAGGTAAAAAATCCAGTCCAAGATCATCAAGTCTCCGCTGCTAACAAGGTACAAGCTCAAAACGATAGGTTGGATCATCCCTTAGTATCACAAACTGAGTTATCTGAGGAAAAGTCAGCCGATGTTTATGTCGCAGGCAAGCAGGCCAGCGAGCGTATGATAAAGATGAAATCCCTAAGCCGTACTCATATTATGGGGCAGATGAGTGCTCCCGGTGTGCCAGCGTTTAGAGAAGCGACTAATAGAGATAATTTTGAGCGACAGACTGCTAATGGCATCATGGTGGCGGGGGAGATCCCGGTATCTACCTTCTCGATCGATACCGATACTGGTAGTTATTCCACTTTGAGACGCTGGATAAATCAGGGACGCCTGCCAGATAAGGGCACGGTTCGAGTCGAGGAGATGATCAATTATTTTAATTATCAATATGCCACTCCCGCGGCAGTCGAGCAGCCATTCAGTGTCAATACCGAGCTGGCACCGTCTCCCTACAATGAGCATAAGATGTTGCTCAGGATTGGCCTCAAGGGATATGAGGTCGATAAGTCCCAGCTAGGGGCGAGCAATTTAGTCTTCTTGCTCGATGTCTCCGGCTCCATGAACTCGCAAGATAAACTACCGCTACTAAAGACATCGTTGAAGATGTTATCTCAGCAATTGAGTGAGCAAGATAATGTCTCCATTGTTGTCTATGCCGGGGCGTCGGGCGTGGTGCTCGATGGGGTAAAAGGCAATGACACTCAGGCAATTAACCAGGCATTGAATAGCCTAAAGGCGGGTGGCTCGACTAATGGAGGCGCCGGGATCCAGCAGGCCTATCGACTGGCGCAGAAACATTTTATCCAAGGTGGGGTTAATCGGGTCATCTTGGCTACCGACGGAGATTTTAATGTTGGCACCACAGATCATCAGGCCTTGATGGATCTGATAGCAGCAAAACGTGATAAGGGCATAGCATTAACGACCTTAGGTTTTGGTCAGGGAAATTATAATGATCACCTGATGGAGCAACTTGCCGATAAAGGTAACGGTCATTACGCCTACATAGATACCCTGAATGAGGCGCGTAAGGTGCTGGTGGATGAGTTGAGTTCGACCCTGCTGACCATAGCCAAAGATGTGAAGATTCAAGTGGAGTTTAATCCGGCAATTGTCTCAGAGTATCGCTTGATAGGTTATGAGAACCGTGCCCTTAATCGTGAAGACTTTAATAATGACAAGGTCGATGCCGGCGAGATAGGAGCGGGTCACAGAGTCACCGCGCTCTATGAGATAAGTTATGTCGATAGCCCCAATCAGGCCAATGACAAGCTCAGGTATGGTTATGATGATGCCACAGGCGTGGAGAAATATAGTCGGGATGAGATAGCCTTCCTCAAGTTGAGATATAAACCAATTGGAAAGGATACTAGCCGTCTGATCTCATATGCAATTCGCAGAGACTCAGGGGTTAAGACCTTAGCGCTGGCGAGTGATGATTATCGGTTCTCCGCCGCGGTTGCTGGGCTCGGGCAATTGATTAATCAGAGTCTCTATACCCATGACCTGAGCTATGCCAAGGTGATCGACCTGGCTCAGTCTTCAATGGGCCAAGATGCGTTTGGTTACCGTCATGAGTTTGTGCAGCTAGCTAAGA
- the purE gene encoding 5-(carboxyamino)imidazole ribonucleotide mutase → MSKPFVAVLMGSDSDLPTMQATLDVLKTFDIRFEAKVTSAHRTPAATHAYVHDAESRGCKVFICAAGLAAHLAGAVAGITTRPVIGVPVDCGPLQGHDALLSTVMMPGGVPVATVAIGSAGAKNAGYLAAQMLAVGDDALAIAVKEERAKSAAAVEAKDAKLQAMLANT, encoded by the coding sequence ATGAGCAAACCATTTGTTGCAGTGTTGATGGGATCTGATTCTGACTTACCAACTATGCAAGCTACCCTAGATGTGCTTAAGACGTTCGATATTCGATTTGAAGCTAAGGTGACTTCTGCGCACCGAACGCCTGCTGCGACTCATGCCTATGTGCATGATGCAGAATCGCGCGGTTGTAAGGTCTTCATCTGTGCTGCAGGTCTTGCTGCTCACTTAGCGGGTGCAGTCGCTGGTATCACGACGCGTCCAGTGATTGGTGTACCTGTGGACTGTGGTCCACTTCAAGGCCATGATGCTTTGCTTTCTACTGTGATGATGCCTGGTGGCGTTCCTGTTGCTACAGTAGCAATTGGTAGTGCTGGTGCTAAAAATGCGGGTTACTTAGCCGCGCAAATGTTAGCGGTTGGTGATGACGCATTAGCTATTGCAGTTAAAGAAGAGCGCGCTAAATCCGCTGCAGCAGTTGAAGCTAAAGATGCTAAATTGCAAGCTATGCTAGCAAACACATAA
- a CDS encoding VOC family protein has translation MENPSTLLVVHDLLVSRDFYIDVLGLNLVEEYEDSLKLKIGSHNVLMFQGTMEATNYEHGYNSNSSLVLTVSNLDEKINELKSKGVVFVHKSPNENRWGRYAAFKDPSGIVNELMEFFT, from the coding sequence ATGGAGAATCCATCAACTTTATTAGTCGTCCATGATCTTCTTGTTTCGAGGGATTTTTACATTGATGTACTAGGTCTAAACCTTGTTGAAGAATATGAAGACAGTTTAAAGCTTAAAATCGGCTCACATAATGTGCTCATGTTTCAAGGAACAATGGAGGCGACAAATTATGAGCACGGATATAATTCAAACTCATCATTGGTGCTTACTGTAAGTAATTTGGATGAAAAAATTAACGAGTTAAAATCAAAAGGTGTTGTTTTTGTACATAAATCACCTAATGAAAATAGGTGGGGGCGCTATGCAGCTTTTAAAGACCCATCAGGGATCGTAAATGAACTAATGGAGTTTTTCACCTAA
- a CDS encoding tyrosine-type recombinase/integrase, whose amino-acid sequence MNTSEQQRFDSLYEQHLTNLTLQGKRPATIDAYSRAVRRIAAFFDRCPDNLTTDDLKRYFAQLIESHSWSTVKLDRNGLQFFYRYVLNQNWEWLSIVKPPQVNRLPDILTPTEVAIVISLTHKLRYQVCFLTIYSMGLRLGEAISLQVGDVDSQMMQVHIRNAKGGKDRLIPLPQRTLLALRYYWQTHRHPRLMFPGKDGKPDSMIDKGGIQKALKRVIAQCNIHKSISPHNLRHSYATHLLEQGLDLRSVQSLLGHNSLNTARLIVPSILNSI is encoded by the coding sequence ATGAACACATCTGAACAGCAACGCTTTGATTCTCTTTATGAACAACATCTTACCAACTTAACACTGCAAGGCAAGCGACCCGCCACCATCGATGCATATAGCCGAGCGGTACGGCGTATTGCCGCCTTCTTTGACCGCTGCCCTGATAACCTCACTACCGATGATTTGAAGCGCTACTTCGCTCAGCTGATTGAGTCACACTCATGGAGCACCGTTAAGCTCGACCGTAACGGTTTGCAGTTTTTCTATCGATATGTGCTTAACCAAAACTGGGAGTGGCTCAGCATTGTTAAGCCTCCACAGGTCAACCGACTGCCCGATATCCTAACCCCAACTGAAGTTGCCATCGTTATAAGTCTCACACATAAGTTGCGATATCAGGTCTGTTTTCTGACCATATACAGTATGGGTTTGCGCCTCGGTGAGGCCATTTCATTGCAAGTAGGTGATGTGGATTCACAGATGATGCAGGTACATATTCGTAATGCTAAAGGCGGTAAGGACAGGTTAATCCCTCTACCACAACGCACCTTATTAGCTTTGAGATATTACTGGCAAACTCACCGTCATCCACGCCTAATGTTTCCTGGTAAAGACGGTAAACCGGATTCGATGATAGATAAAGGGGGTATTCAGAAGGCGCTTAAGCGAGTGATTGCACAGTGCAACATTCATAAATCTATCAGCCCACACAACTTACGCCACAGCTATGCCACGCACCTGCTGGAACAAGGGCTGGATTTACGCTCCGTTCAGAGTTTACTTGGCCACAACAGCCTTAATACCGCGCGCTTAATCGTGCCATCCATATTAAATTCTATTTAG
- a CDS encoding transposase, whose amino-acid sequence MPRPRRTQVSIEDTPMYHCCSRVTRRAYLFGDDKFTGKNYDHRRGWVESQLLKLGDIFAIDIAAYAVMSNHLHLVLQIDIYQANGWSDREVVERWHQLFKGKDITQKFASGDVIESYEVTRLKYAVAQYRSRLSDISWFMRALNEPIARMANKEDNCTGRFWEGRFKSQALLDEVAVLACMAYVDLNPIRAKMAQTPESSDFTSIQRRIKAVMNGEQPQVLLPFVGNERKDVPKGLMFSTKDYLQLVDDTGRIIRGDKRGAISFESQKLLSRLNIPADNWLKITKEFGKLFKGPVGTLQELTSYCEHLDKRRRHYSQSCQYLTKS is encoded by the coding sequence ATGCCACGCCCAAGAAGAACGCAAGTTAGTATCGAAGATACGCCTATGTACCATTGCTGCAGTCGTGTAACTCGTCGAGCCTATCTCTTTGGCGACGATAAATTCACCGGTAAAAATTATGACCACAGACGGGGTTGGGTTGAATCTCAACTTCTTAAGCTCGGTGATATTTTTGCCATTGATATAGCGGCTTATGCTGTAATGTCTAACCATCTGCATCTTGTACTTCAGATAGATATCTATCAAGCGAATGGCTGGTCAGATAGGGAGGTCGTTGAGCGTTGGCATCAGTTATTTAAAGGCAAGGATATTACCCAGAAATTTGCAAGTGGCGATGTTATTGAAAGCTATGAAGTTACCAGGCTCAAATATGCTGTTGCACAGTATCGAAGTCGACTCAGTGATATCAGTTGGTTTATGAGGGCGCTAAATGAGCCCATTGCTCGTATGGCGAATAAAGAAGATAACTGTACAGGTCGCTTTTGGGAGGGAAGATTTAAAAGCCAAGCGTTACTCGATGAAGTGGCAGTCCTTGCTTGTATGGCTTATGTTGACCTCAACCCCATTCGCGCCAAGATGGCTCAAACACCAGAGAGCTCAGATTTCACCAGCATTCAACGGCGTATTAAAGCTGTAATGAATGGTGAACAACCACAAGTTTTGCTGCCCTTTGTGGGTAATGAGAGAAAGGATGTGCCAAAAGGGCTGATGTTCAGCACTAAAGATTACCTACAACTAGTTGATGATACTGGCCGTATTATAAGAGGTGATAAGCGTGGTGCCATCAGTTTTGAAAGCCAAAAACTTCTATCTAGATTAAATATTCCTGCCGATAACTGGCTTAAAATCACCAAAGAGTTTGGCAAGTTATTTAAAGGACCTGTAGGCACTCTGCAAGAGCTTACATCCTATTGTGAGCACTTAGATAAGCGAAGGCGACATTACAGCCAGTCCTGCCAGTACTTAACTAAAAGTTAG
- a CDS encoding DUF4262 domain-containing protein: MDNIRTNIEKFGWHFLYIFDPEGNASDFSYSVGFEESYNHPEIIVFGLKKDTAHHILSDIADELKNGKTFNPNERLNDVIGGDMDVLFKPVQEEFHSEYLGLASKYYQKSFRAMVMFWPNKQNILPTEGGCDLTIQDEALKIV; the protein is encoded by the coding sequence ATGGATAATATCCGCACTAATATAGAAAAATTTGGATGGCATTTTTTATATATTTTTGATCCTGAGGGCAATGCGTCTGATTTTTCTTATTCTGTTGGATTTGAAGAGTCTTATAACCACCCAGAAATTATAGTTTTTGGATTAAAAAAAGATACTGCTCACCATATTTTATCAGACATAGCTGACGAACTAAAAAATGGAAAGACATTCAACCCTAACGAGCGCTTAAATGACGTAATAGGTGGTGATATGGATGTGTTATTCAAACCCGTTCAGGAAGAGTTTCATAGCGAGTACCTCGGTTTAGCTTCTAAATATTACCAAAAATCATTCAGAGCAATGGTTATGTTTTGGCCAAACAAACAGAACATACTTCCAACAGAGGGGGGTTGTGATCTTACGATTCAAGATGAAGCGTTAAAAATCGTATAA
- the gshA gene encoding glutamate--cysteine ligase, with protein MMTKFENKILNSFNKLIDRLSDSEGRQALKGMQRGIEREALRIDDSGNLATDAHPKMLGSALTHSRITTDYSESLLEFITPVFTDIDRLLEDLTYTHAFTVQNLPQQGLWPVSMPCYVGDVSDIPIADYGSSNTGKMKRLYRKGLTYRYGAQMQIISGVHFNFSVSDSLLDRLYQLSDQAVSKTDFISESYLGLIRNYRRMVWVLPYLFGASPALCRSFIKDQQTDIQFEEMGKGTLYLPYATSLRMSDLGYTNKEQDRLSISYNSLELYLEGMQKAINMPSANFELIGVKVDGEFRQLNANVLQIENEFYSPIRAKRVAQDGEKPSEALARAGVEYIEVRALDVNPFSEVGIEASQVRFLDLFLLYCLLSDSPDSDETQETEITSNLNLVILEGRKPGLKLSCNGEEITLADWMTQMFNTMGTIATLLDDKDNHGYAQTLEKWLAAVENPDLTLSGQIIKQLQDSQIDHGCWVKALAKKYHRVLNETELPEDVLLRYQVAAKESLAKQLQMEQDSTQSFESFLEDYFKEDTSSIEASKLAVSS; from the coding sequence ATGATGACAAAATTTGAGAATAAAATATTGAACTCTTTCAATAAACTGATCGACAGACTCTCTGACTCTGAGGGACGTCAAGCACTCAAGGGAATGCAACGTGGTATTGAACGCGAAGCATTAAGAATTGATGATTCAGGTAATCTGGCAACGGATGCACATCCTAAAATGCTAGGTTCTGCGTTGACGCATTCTAGGATCACAACGGATTACAGTGAGTCTTTACTTGAGTTCATCACACCTGTTTTCACTGACATTGATCGTTTGCTGGAAGATTTAACCTATACCCATGCGTTCACGGTACAAAATTTACCTCAGCAAGGTTTGTGGCCAGTGAGTATGCCCTGTTATGTTGGCGATGTGAGTGACATACCTATTGCCGATTATGGCAGTTCAAATACAGGGAAGATGAAGCGTCTTTATCGTAAAGGCTTGACCTATCGATATGGTGCGCAAATGCAAATTATCTCTGGGGTGCATTTTAATTTCTCTGTATCTGACTCACTTTTGGACAGGCTATACCAGCTCAGCGATCAAGCCGTGTCAAAGACTGACTTTATCTCTGAGTCATACCTTGGATTGATCCGTAATTACCGGCGAATGGTTTGGGTTTTACCGTATTTATTTGGCGCTTCTCCCGCGCTTTGCCGCTCTTTTATTAAAGATCAGCAAACAGATATTCAATTCGAAGAGATGGGTAAGGGCACCTTGTATTTACCCTATGCAACATCGTTAAGAATGAGTGATCTTGGTTATACCAACAAAGAACAAGATAGATTAAGCATTAGCTACAATTCGTTAGAGCTATACCTCGAAGGCATGCAAAAGGCGATAAATATGCCATCGGCTAACTTTGAGCTGATAGGCGTTAAAGTCGATGGAGAGTTTAGGCAGTTAAATGCCAATGTTCTGCAAATAGAGAATGAATTTTATTCCCCTATCCGAGCTAAAAGAGTGGCTCAGGATGGTGAGAAGCCATCAGAAGCGTTAGCAAGAGCCGGTGTGGAATATATCGAAGTAAGAGCATTAGATGTAAATCCTTTCAGTGAGGTTGGCATCGAAGCCTCTCAAGTGAGATTCTTAGATCTGTTTTTACTTTACTGTTTGCTTAGCGACTCTCCAGACTCTGATGAGACTCAGGAAACTGAAATTACCAGTAATTTGAATCTAGTGATCTTAGAAGGGCGTAAACCTGGGCTTAAATTAAGCTGTAATGGTGAAGAAATCACACTTGCCGATTGGATGACGCAAATGTTCAATACCATGGGAACGATAGCGACGCTGCTAGATGACAAGGATAACCATGGCTACGCTCAAACTTTAGAAAAGTGGCTAGCGGCGGTGGAAAATCCTGATTTAACGCTTTCTGGACAAATCATAAAGCAGTTACAAGATAGTCAAATAGATCATGGCTGCTGGGTGAAAGCCTTAGCGAAAAAATATCACAGGGTATTAAATGAGACCGAATTGCCAGAAGATGTGCTTTTGAGATATCAAGTGGCGGCTAAGGAGTCACTGGCTAAGCAGCTACAGATGGAACAAGATTCGACACAGAGTTTTGAATCGTTTCTTGAAGACTATTTTAAAGAGGATACGTCAAGTATAGAAGCATCTAAACTGGCTGTATCTTCATAG